Proteins from a genomic interval of Lolium perenne isolate Kyuss_39 chromosome 1, Kyuss_2.0, whole genome shotgun sequence:
- the LOC127336280 gene encoding E3 ubiquitin-protein ligase SINA-like 10: MQCLAKHAACADCGASRSTKCASCVDGVYEHIHWLDTYVLAAKVRCPNNEAYSCRRSVPYCLAGDHQLVCAHAPCCCPKPGCIFLGSPPTLRDHLASHHNWVVTPIPCGKCIVVEMQLAERRRLLATEE; the protein is encoded by the coding sequence ATGCAGTGCCTGGCAAAGCATGCGGCATGCGCCGACTGCGGTGCGAGCCGCTCGACCAAGTGTGCGTCCTGCGTCGACGGCGTGTACGAGCACATCCACTGGCTGGACACCTATGTCCTGGCGGCTAAGGTCAGGTGCCCCAACAACGAGGCCTACAGCTGCCGGCGCTCGGTCCCCTACTGCTTGGCCGGCGACCACCAGCTGGTGTGCGCGCACGCGCCTTGCTGCTGCCCGAAGCCCGGCTGCATCTTCCTCGGCTCACCACCGACGCTCCGAGACCACCTCGCCTCGCACCACAATTGGGTCGTCACACCCATCCCCTGCGGCAAGTGCATCGTGGTCGAGATGCAGCTCGCGGAGCGGCGGCGCTTGCTGGCCACCGAGGAATGA